A segment of the Lelliottia amnigena genome:
TGCTCCCGGACCAGCATTGTATCGTTATGGGCGTAGGCACTCAGGTAATCATCGTTATGTTTTATGATAATAAGATTACCGTAACCGCGCAGAGCGTTACCGGCATATACAACGCGTCCATCTGCGGTCGCGGTAATAGCCTGTCCCTTACTTCCTGCGATATCGATCCCTTTATTTCCCCCCTCGGAGGAAGAGAAGTTTTCGAATACTTTACCGTCAGTTGGCCAGCGCCAGGTGGAGATAGGCGCACTGGAGGTCATACTGCTGGCAGTCGGTACGGTAGAGCTAACCACAGGTGCCGTAGTCGGTGCTGTGACGACAGTCGCAGACGCCTTATTATTCGGCAACATTTTGTTAGCACTCTGTTCACCTGAGTCCTCAGAATACGTAATTGTGGGCTGTGAAGCAACCACTGCGCTTGTATTTTGCGCAGGTTTAACGCTGTTATTTTGAGCGGTGACATCCGCTGCGGAGACAGAGTTACCCGGCGTTAATGGCGTACCGGTCGCATTACCGACCTGAAGCGTTTGCCCAACTTCCAGGCCATACGGGGCCTGCACGCTATTTCGCTGCGCAAGGTCACGGAAATCGTTCCCGGTGATCCACGCGATATAGAAAAGCGTGTCGCCACGTTTAACCGTATACGTACTCCCG
Coding sequences within it:
- the nlpD_1 gene encoding lipoprotein NlpD codes for the protein MSAGSPKFTISRVAALSLVSLWLAGCTSSNNAPAPVSSVGGNSGSENSSGGMLITPPPKMGTATTQQNPPIQPMQPPAAQPTQMQPVQQTVQTENGRIVYNRKYGNIPKGSYTGGSTYTVKRGDTLFYIAWITGNDFRDLAQRNSVQAPYGLEVGQTLQVGNATGTPLTPGNSVSAADVTAQNNSVKPAQNTSAVVASQPTITYSEDSGEQSANKMLPNNKASATVVTAPTTAPVVSSTVPTASSMTSSAPISTWRWPTDGKVFENFSSSEGGNKGIDIAGSKGQAITATADGRVVYAGNALRGYGNLIIIKHNDDYLSAYAHNDTMLVREQQEIKAGQKIATMGSTGTSSTRLHFEIRYKGKSVNPLQYLPQR